The Nostoc sp. 'Peltigera membranacea cyanobiont' N6 genome contains the following window.
ACTAAGGCGAGAGCCAAAATCAGCATTCTCTGCTGGCAGTTTTTCCCCTTGATGGAAAACTATCTCAAAAGCACTAAGATTTTCCTCCATACTGCTCATCGCTGACATGCTCCAGCCAGTCCACAGGCTTACCATCGAGCCATTCCTGAATGGCGATGTGTGTCATCGCTGTGGTTGGCGTGGCACCGTGCCAATGTTTCTCACCCGGCTCAAACCAGATCGCGTCCCCCGAACGAATTTCTTCAATAGGACCGCCCCATCGCTGTACAAGTCCGTAGCCCGCCGTCACGATTAGGGTCTGTCCTAAGGGGTGGGTGTGCCATGCTGTCCGAGCGCCTGGCTCGAAGGTGACACTGGCACCAGACGTGCGTGCTGGATCGTGTGCCTCGAACAGGGGATCAATGCGGACAGTACCGCTAAAATACTCGTCAGGCCCTTTGGCGGAAGCCTGTGAGCCACTTCGTTTGATGTCCATGTCTTTATTCCTTTACTTGATGTCCTGCATGGTTAGTATCCCAATCCTACAGATGGAGTAGCGATCGCTTCCTCTATCAGTAGGGATGGGATTTTTTAAGAAGCAAGATTAGCCTTGATACCCTGCATGGTTGCCAGTAAGTACATCTCTTGCCCAATCAAAACAGCGTTTTCTCCAAAAATCCAGAATGCTTACAATCAGCCGGAATCGCTTTCATTGCTTTAGTCTCATTCTAAGAATCCTCAAGAACAAGCAATAGAACGATCGTCTAAGATAGTTGTACAATTCTGCAAACTTAGAAATAAATGCTACTAAAACGAAAGAAAAGTCCAATATGGATTTAATGAACGATCGGCAGGTAAAGCGCGAGGCAGATAGAGTGCAAGCCAACCGAGACGAATTGGCCCAGCGTATCTCCCAGGCGATTCGCGCTGATGGGACGATCGAGCCGCTCAAGGGCTTGTATCTTCATCGATTCTCCTCGCCTAGATCAGCCTGTCATGCTGTTTATGTCCCAGCCTTTTGTGTAATCGCCCAGGGCAGTAAAGAAGTGCTTTTGGGTAACGATCGCTATCAGTACGATCCTGTACATTATCTGCTGGCGATGGTCGAATTGCCGATTTTGACACTCTCAGGGCTGAAGCCTCTGAGATTCTCCGGACAGAGTAAACTTAGGTAACGCCCAAAGTCTAACTCTCGCTACATTAGACTTAAAACCTTCATTCCAACCAATTACTAATGTTCCAATGTTGTATCTTAGGCAGTGGACAATAATTAATTTTGCTGCTTTGTTAATACCATCTCTCATTTGATGGTTGCGTTTACGGGTTACTTTGTCTAGG
Protein-coding sequences here:
- a CDS encoding (R)-mandelonitrile lyase, with amino-acid sequence MDIKRSGSQASAKGPDEYFSGTVRIDPLFEAHDPARTSGASVTFEPGARTAWHTHPLGQTLIVTAGYGLVQRWGGPIEEIRSGDAIWFEPGEKHWHGATPTTAMTHIAIQEWLDGKPVDWLEHVSDEQYGGKS
- a CDS encoding AraC family transcriptional regulator, with the translated sequence MDLMNDRQVKREADRVQANRDELAQRISQAIRADGTIEPLKGLYLHRFSSPRSACHAVYVPAFCVIAQGSKEVLLGNDRYQYDPVHYLLAMVELPILTLSGLKPLRFSGQSKLR